In Solanum stenotomum isolate F172 chromosome 6, ASM1918654v1, whole genome shotgun sequence, one DNA window encodes the following:
- the LOC125867258 gene encoding RING-H2 finger protein ATL67-like — translation MVVTVQDLEFSWKFDYWVVDWKVKLQSWKKVGKKKMTSSAVNLVMTVIGFTVSIIFIVFVCTRLICARIQYLTRRRSSAYTSRSDLSILERGLHGLEPLAVANFPTKKYSDAFFSFAEDTQCTICLAEYREEDTLRILPLCGHYFHATCIDIWFQQHSTCPVCRISLRETADKKCFLQPLFSSAVRSQYTMDTLNVNSNQCSSSGQRLSSRSHDNQRTNPTTASASNA, via the exons ATGGTAGTAACAGTACAAGATTTGGAATTTTCTTGGAAATTTGATTATTGGGTTGTTGATTGGAAGGTAAAGTTGCAATCTTGGAAAAAAGTTGGGAAAAAAAAGATGACATCTTCAGCTGTAAATTTGGTGATGACAGTGATTGGGTTTACAGTGAGCATTATATTCATAGTATTTGTGTGTACAAGGTTAATTTGTGCAAGAATTCAGTACTTGACAAGGAGGAGGTCTTCTGCATATACTTCTAGATCTGATCTTAGCATT TTGGAACGTGGTTTACATGGTCTGGAGCCTCTTGCTGTTGCCAACTTCCCTACGAAGAAGTACAGTGatgcatttttttcatttgcaGAAGATACTCA ATGCACGATTTGCCTTGCTGAATATCGGGAGGAAGATACATTACGTATTTTGCCATTATGTGGACATTACTTCCACGCCACATGTATCGACATATGGTTTCAGCAGCACTCTACATGCCCTGTTTGTCGGATTTCCTTACGTGAGACTGCTGACAAAAAGTGCTTCTTGCAGCCCTTGTTTAGTTCAGCTGTCCGATCTCAATACACGATGGACACCCTGAATGTTAATTCGAACCAATGCTCGTCATCTGGGCAGAGGCTTTCTTCAAGATCACACGACAACCAGAGAACGAACCCCACTACAGCAAGTGCATCAAATGCATAG
- the LOC125867255 gene encoding uncharacterized protein LOC125867255, whose product MGGNKQRRSKTYHHSHRGQSSRTRQPDDSFKVEESLPGEFVEEEEPTGPKIQLAMWDFGQCDAKRCTGRKLARFGLLRELRVGSGFGGICLSPTGTQCISREDSSLIDRKGMSVVDCSWARLDDVPFTKLRCPAPRLLPWLVAANPVNYGRPCQLSCVEALAAGLIICGEEETGNLLLSKFKWGHAFLSLNKELLKAYSQCQTSAEIISTQNEWLSAQTSHIPQTLKAEDSGSHSEGENSSNDSDDGLPPLEKNMNHVSLADSDEESE is encoded by the coding sequence ATGGGTGGTAACAAACAAAGGCGATCTAAAACCTATCACCACTCTCATCGAGGACAATCCAGCCGCACCCGTCAACCTGATGACTCTTTCAAGGTTGAAGAGTCTTTACCTGGGGAATTTGTAGAAGAAGAGGAACCAACCGGTCCAAAAATTCAGTTGGCTATGTGGGATTTTGGTCAGTGCGATGCTAAAAGGTGCACTGGACGGAAGCTTGCAAGATTTGGTTTGTTGAGAGAGCTGCGTGTTGGTAGTGGATTCGGTGGCATTTGTTTAAGTCCTACTGGAACACAGTGCATCTCAAGAGAAGATAGTAGTTTAATTGATCGAAAGGGAATGTCTGTAGTCGATTGTTCATGGGCACGTTTAGATGATGTACCTTTCACCAAACTGCGCTGTCCTGCACCTCGTCTTTTACCATGGTTAGTAGCAGCAAATCCAGTAAACTATGGTCGTCCTTGTCAGCTATCTTGTGTTGAGGCCTTAGCAGCTGGTTTAATTATATGCGGCGAGGAGGAAACTGGAAATCTATTGCTCAGCAAGTTCAAATGGGGTCACGCGTTCTTATCCCTCAATAAGGAACTTCTGAAGGCATACTCACAATGTCAAACGAGTGCTGAAATCATTTCAACTCAGAATGAGTGGCTCTCTGCACAAACCTCACATATTCCACAAACTCTAAAAGCAGAAGACTCTGGATCTCACAGTGAAGGTGAAAATTCTTCTAATGATTCCGACGATGGACTTCCTCCTCTAGAAAAGAATATGAATCATGTTTCCTTGGCGGATAGCGATGAAGAGAGCGAATAG